A part of Saccharomyces paradoxus chromosome I, complete sequence genomic DNA contains:
- the SAW1 gene encoding DNA-binding protein SAW1 (5'- and 3'-flap DNA binding protein~similar to YAL027W), with the protein MAPSIATVKIARDMVLPLRIFVNRKQLLQSNEKTGNKSNATIFEAPLLSNNSIVCLKSPNTRIYLSQQDKKNLCDEIKEDLLLIVYELASPEIISSVLSKIRIGHSIDFQTKVFPKLFAGADTDDVVTSHIRTVTRLAKFKYKLEYKHKWELDIFINSIKKIANLRHYLIFQTLTLNGFSLNAGPKTLLAMKIEKQPQVPNLLTENEEADALVTPIEEDIKPVIEFMYKPVINLGEIIDIHVLHRPRRHKICTQSNQPQEE; encoded by the coding sequence ATGGCCCCAAGTATAGCGACGGTAAAAATAGCCAGGGATATGGTTCTGCCATTACGTATATTTGTCAATAGAAAACAGCTCCTTCAAAGCAATGAGAAAACTGGCAATAAGTCGAATGCTACTATATTTGAAGCACCGTTATTATCAAATAACTCTATCGTCTGCTTAAAATCACCGAACAcaagaatatatttatCACAACAAGATAAGAAGAACCTCTGTGATGAGATCAAGGAGGATCTGTTATTGATTGTGTATGAACTAGCATCTCCGGAAATTATCAGCTCCGTGCTCAGCAAAATAAGAATTGGACATTCTATTGATTTCCAAACCAAAGTTTTTCCTAAGCTTTTTGCAGGAGCTGACACAGATGATGTGGTAACTTCTCATATACGGACTGTAACAAGGCTTGCTAAATTCAAATACAAGTTGGAATACAAACATAAGTGGGAACTGGACATATTCATAAATAGcattaagaaaattgcTAACTTAAGGCATTACTTGATATTCCAAACATTAACGTTAAACGGTTTTTCATTGAATGCAGGCCCAAAAACGTTATTAGCTatgaaaatagaaaaacAGCCCCAGGTGCCTAATTTGCTGACAGAAAATGAGGAGGCAGATGCCCTTGTTACACCGATAGAAGAGGATATAAAACCTGTAATAGAATTCATGTACAAGCCTGTTATTAATTTGGGCGAGATTATCGATATACATGTGTTGCATAGACCTAGAAGACATAAGATATGTACCCAATCGAACCAGCCCCAAGAGGAATGA
- the FRT2 gene encoding Frt2p (similar to YAL028W) → MQNAQTRSSSTDSGVGGIGGNSKNGVEKRPLTDVKQTMDAEAADAAFGHKSTVETKPNMGWQASHSNLAALHEKERKYEMEHHHARHKLHRQVIPDYTSASTAMFSDCMFNTAPSLSTVKSSGLSPKHPFNIVATFKGPFPQHSMKSKPLDGGYSAKDPFPSFRMLQGQQHPAHRHYKDNDNYGLKSPSRSFVKDKKRLVHRFLKSMEPSSSVHSKDSSTLAPPFNPILPNVMPKPSKRPYRHRSHTSDGSSSSQTDISLQSLLYHDLETSPKKDVSPLPFAKNSRPPSVVSESSPAVGNSNGLSPKDVCNSSLSLSSSSSLSSSSLSSSSTSFSQSVVIDPLEPPGNITYSSSNLSLNSDELDYYQRHIGLQLQQTEALLKHNLKDEVLKDENELVKNIASFDKTLKELRDLKLRTIGWKELVEEDYLRNLKQDFDKKNPESFESRLSDTINTNVAKLQDLEQRMASCKERLASRKETMRKMESLLSLENSLMISKKNVTFTSKYRNEALDILFLIIIIVVCYTFKYLIWHH, encoded by the coding sequence ATGCAAAATGCTCAAACGAGGAGTTCTTCTACCGACAGCGGAGTGGGTGGCATAGGTGGTAATAGCAAAAATGGTGTAGAAAAGAGACCCCTGACAGATGTGAAGCAAACGATGGATGCTGAAGCAGCTGATGCCGCATTCGGCCACAAATCTACTGTTGAAACTAAACCAAACATGGGGTGGCAAGCTTCTCACAGCAATTTGGCTGCATTACACGAAAAGGAGCGGAAATATGAAATGGAACACCACCATGCTCGTCATAAACTGCATCGCCAAGTTATTCCGGATTACACATCTGCTTCTACCGCCATGTTCAGCGACTGTATGTTCAACACAGCACCAAGTCTCAGTACAGTGAAATCTTCTGGGCTCTCGCCAAAACATCCGTTCAACATAGTTGCCACGTTTAAAGGACCCTTCCCGCAGCATAGTATGAAATCGAAGCCTCTGGATGGTGGATACTCTGCCAAAGACCCTTTTCCGTCATTCAGGATGTTGCAAGGCCAGCAGCATCCAGCTCATCGTCATTATAAAGACAACGACAATTACGGCCTTAAGTCACCTTCCCGGTCCTTCGTgaaagacaagaaaaggCTGGTTCACCGGTTTTTGAAATCTATGGaaccttcttcatctgtGCATTCCAAGGATTCGTCTACGCTAGCGCCACCTTTTAACCCAATATTGCCCAATGTCATGCCTAAACCTTCCAAGCGACCTTACAGACACCGTTCGCATACATCAGACGGTAGTTCCAGCTCGCAGACAGATATATCGCTACAGAGCTTGCTTTATCATGATCTTGAAACCTCCCCAAAGAAGGATGTTTCGCCCTTGCCCTTTGCCAAGAACTCAAGGCCGCCCTCTGTAGTTTCCGAATCCTCTCCTGCGGTTGGTAATTCCAATGGCCTTTCGCCAAAAGATGTTTGCAATTCTTCGCTTTCTCTGTCgtcctcatcttcattgtcttcgtcttcattgtcttcatcatcgACATCTTTCTCACAATCAGTGGTTATTGACCCTCTTGAACCTCCCGGAAATATCACGTATAGTAGTTCGAATCTTTCGCTGAATTCTGACGAATTAGACTACTATCAGCGCCATATCGGATTACAGTTGCAGCAGACAGAAGCTTTACTAAAGCACAATTTGAAGGATGAGGTTCTGAAAGATGAGAATGAGCTGGTTAAAAACATCGCAAGTTTTGACAAGACTCTTAAAGAGTTAAGGGACCTAAAACTCAGGACCATTGGATGGAAAGAACTCGTTGAAGAGGACTACCTTAGGAATTTGAAACAGGattttgacaaaaaaaatcctgAATCATTCGAGTCACGCTTGAGTGATACAATAAATACGAATGTGGCCAAGTTACAAGACTTGGAGCAAAGGATGGCTTCCTGCAAGGAGAGGTTGGCCTCTAGAAAGGAAACGATgagaaaaatggaaagtTTATTGTCCTTGGAAAATTCCTTGATGatatctaaaaaaaatgtaacATTTACCTCTAAATACCGCAACGAGGCCCTcgatattctttttttaatcatcatcattgtcgTATGCTATACCTTCAAGTATCTAATATGGcatcattga